In the genome of Coraliomargarita algicola, one region contains:
- a CDS encoding S1C family serine protease, which translates to MILRCFCLLLIFSPFALHAAAPEQAVVQIINFAQQPNWVEPWRSSRVAQYTGSGFVIEGERIMTNAHVVSWSKQILVRRYQDPKLYPAEIEYIGHDCDLAVLKVPDPAFYQGLEPLTIGTLPKVRTSVTTYGYPAGGQQISYTQGVISRIEVQRYAHIYNRSLLTVQTDAAINPGNSGGPALQGDLVVGVSFQGNPNLENAGFFIPPNIIRHFLKDIEDGSYDGFPDAGISTASLHNPAFRKALQLPDNNIGARIDMLLQPFPQTHERLRENDVILEVEGYQVGSDSMIQYEGNRMHVSILFDAVQDGESLDLVIWRDGQRLEIDLPVYKNKADRISGSQYDTSPLPHCRWDCFHRAQQQLLQCTRE; encoded by the coding sequence ATGATTTTACGCTGCTTCTGCCTGTTACTGATCTTCAGCCCCTTCGCGCTACATGCCGCCGCCCCAGAGCAAGCGGTGGTGCAGATTATCAACTTCGCACAACAACCCAATTGGGTGGAACCTTGGCGTTCCTCACGCGTGGCTCAATACACGGGAAGTGGATTTGTAATCGAAGGTGAGCGCATCATGACCAACGCGCACGTGGTCAGCTGGTCGAAGCAGATCTTAGTGCGACGCTACCAAGACCCGAAACTCTACCCCGCGGAAATCGAATATATTGGCCATGATTGCGATTTGGCGGTGCTCAAAGTGCCCGACCCTGCATTCTATCAAGGTCTGGAGCCACTAACGATCGGCACCCTACCGAAAGTACGCACATCCGTAACGACCTATGGCTACCCTGCCGGCGGACAGCAAATCTCTTACACTCAAGGGGTCATCTCGCGGATCGAAGTACAGCGCTACGCCCACATATATAATCGCTCGCTACTTACGGTGCAGACCGATGCCGCAATCAACCCGGGCAATAGCGGGGGCCCGGCACTACAAGGGGACTTAGTGGTGGGTGTCTCTTTTCAGGGCAATCCGAACCTAGAAAATGCAGGTTTTTTCATTCCGCCCAACATTATTCGCCACTTTCTAAAGGACATCGAAGACGGTAGCTATGATGGTTTTCCTGACGCAGGCATTAGCACCGCGAGCTTACATAACCCCGCCTTCCGCAAAGCCCTGCAATTACCCGACAACAACATCGGCGCGCGGATCGACATGCTCTTACAGCCCTTTCCCCAAACACACGAACGACTGCGTGAGAACGACGTGATACTCGAAGTCGAAGGCTACCAAGTCGGCAGCGATAGCATGATTCAATACGAAGGCAATCGTATGCATGTCTCCATTCTGTTCGATGCTGTGCAAGACGGCGAGTCTCTGGACTTGGTAATCTGGCGCGATGGTCAGCGCCTCGAGATCGACCTGCCCGTTTATAAGAACAAGGCCGACCGCATCTCGGGCAGTCAATACGACACCTCCCCCCTACCTCATTGTCGGTGGGATTGTTTTCACCGAGCTCAGCAACAACTACTGCAATGCACTCGGGAATAA
- a CDS encoding PDZ domain-containing protein: MVFTELSNNYCNALGNNWLKNFSTAALYQLLYRAFQDEAGARATPIVLSKVLKHPSNIDFGVHTKSILTKVNGQEIHSMQDLLKAVNAPLDDYHRFEFLSGRVEALRRDAAERANAELLQTYQIPQAYRIEAHND; the protein is encoded by the coding sequence ATTGTTTTCACCGAGCTCAGCAACAACTACTGCAATGCACTCGGGAATAATTGGTTAAAAAACTTCAGCACCGCTGCCCTCTACCAACTACTCTATCGCGCTTTTCAGGATGAAGCGGGGGCACGCGCCACACCGATTGTGCTCTCCAAGGTGCTCAAACACCCCAGCAATATCGATTTTGGGGTCCACACAAAATCCATTCTCACCAAAGTAAATGGCCAGGAAATACATTCAATGCAGGACTTACTTAAGGCCGTAAACGCCCCGCTGGATGACTACCACCGCTTCGAATTTTTATCCGGCCGGGTCGAAGCACTCCGCCGCGACGCTGCCGAACGAGCCAACGCCGAGCTGCTGCAAACCTACCAGATCCCACAAGCCTATAGAATCGAGGCACACAATGATTAA
- a CDS encoding PDZ domain-containing protein has protein sequence MIKHFALTLLCCLFTLQIAQADKRTRSQQSAAFDSDAALVEIEITKTGYNYQIPWNTSTQQSRKNGIVIADHQILTTADGFSGHTLCRVRKGGIPHQYTATLKWIDYYANIAILDIEDPIFWEGMRPTRLCQQIPQSGELQIIRWRNGRIEERAAEIVRLFVGKSKMSYVHHLTLSASTEMDSTGWAEVVLSGNQIVGLTTSYADDKLSILPAPFITSVLEQKAKGQDVGIGHFDFSIMSGKNPALLASKGMPHTDIGVVVTQVGSRRLAANTLQVGDVLLAINGFEIDNDGKYIDPTYGRLSLYGLATRDNHAGDALPMRIWREQQELTVDYILPRADFTKDLVPERLYDQAPEYLIAGGLLFQPITGPYLNTYGKNRPLLLEYYSHHAELPERNGLVIVSSVIPDPYNRGYESVRQLIVDRINGQIIHSIADISEALAHPQGEFHRLEFMPDQGLKHIVLDAASMEAATQRILKHYNIPSARSE, from the coding sequence ATGATTAAGCATTTCGCCCTGACACTCCTTTGCTGCCTGTTCACACTTCAGATCGCTCAGGCTGACAAACGAACCCGCAGCCAGCAATCCGCAGCATTTGATAGCGACGCCGCATTGGTAGAGATTGAAATCACCAAGACCGGCTACAACTACCAGATACCATGGAACACCAGCACCCAGCAGAGTCGTAAAAACGGCATTGTGATCGCCGACCATCAGATCCTCACAACTGCCGACGGATTCTCCGGGCACACTCTCTGCCGCGTTCGCAAAGGTGGCATCCCCCATCAGTATACTGCCACGCTCAAGTGGATCGATTATTACGCCAACATCGCGATACTCGACATCGAAGATCCAATCTTCTGGGAAGGGATGCGCCCGACTCGTCTCTGCCAGCAGATCCCCCAATCCGGCGAACTGCAAATCATCCGCTGGCGCAATGGGCGCATCGAAGAACGCGCAGCCGAAATCGTGCGCCTGTTCGTAGGCAAAAGTAAAATGAGCTACGTACATCACTTAACACTCTCTGCCTCCACGGAGATGGATAGCACGGGCTGGGCCGAGGTCGTCCTGTCCGGCAACCAAATCGTCGGGCTCACCACATCCTATGCCGACGACAAGCTCAGCATACTGCCCGCCCCCTTCATCACCTCCGTGCTGGAGCAAAAAGCCAAAGGTCAGGATGTCGGCATCGGCCATTTCGACTTCAGCATCATGAGTGGCAAAAACCCCGCCCTGCTCGCCTCAAAAGGAATGCCCCACACCGACATCGGAGTGGTGGTGACTCAAGTAGGCTCCCGCAGGCTCGCAGCCAACACCTTGCAAGTGGGCGACGTCCTACTCGCCATCAACGGATTCGAAATCGACAACGATGGCAAATACATCGACCCCACTTACGGCCGTCTTTCACTCTACGGACTGGCCACGCGTGACAATCATGCCGGCGACGCGCTTCCCATGCGCATCTGGCGCGAGCAACAAGAGCTCACCGTGGACTACATTCTACCACGTGCGGATTTCACAAAAGACCTCGTGCCTGAGCGCCTCTACGACCAAGCGCCCGAATACTTGATCGCAGGCGGTCTGCTCTTCCAGCCCATCACAGGCCCCTACCTGAACACCTACGGCAAAAACAGGCCACTGCTGTTGGAATATTACAGCCACCATGCAGAGCTCCCCGAGCGCAATGGCCTGGTAATAGTATCCTCCGTCATACCTGATCCCTACAACCGTGGCTACGAAAGTGTGCGGCAACTTATCGTGGATCGCATCAATGGGCAGATCATCCACTCGATCGCTGATATCAGCGAGGCACTTGCTCATCCCCAGGGCGAATTTCACCGCCTCGAATTTATGCCCGACCAAGGGCTGAAGCACATCGTCCTCGACGCTGCCAGCATGGAGGCCGCCACACAGCGCATCTTGAAACATTATAACATTCCCAGCGCCCGCTCGGAGTAA
- a CDS encoding amidohydrolase gives MTHIPGSSLKFHALIAALSVGALSAIQADTIKDQLQAAIDRDADDTIEIAQEIWNLAELGYQEFESSKLLQAKAREAGFTVESEVADIPTAFVASYGSGKPIIGIMGEFDALPGLSQTVSHQREALVEGAAGHACGHNLFAAGSWAAAKAIQEQMKQGTLPGTIRFYGTPAEEGGAGKVYMARAGAFDDVDVMLHWHPAGFNDASPRSTNANKGAKFRFYGMPAHAALSPEKGRSALDAVEAMNFMANLMREHVPEATRIHYVITEGGEAPNVVPEFAEVFYYIRHPDFKTVRDLFDRLVLTAEAAAMGTETQMKYEVINGSYNILPNTALARITYNNLVEVGGVSYDAEEQKFAEELYATLFKPSKTLGSQENIEPFVPSAGRASSDVGDVSWLVPTAGLTTACLVPGSYLHTWQAVAAGGSSIAHKGMLNAAKVLAMTASELLQDPELIADARKEWESSRGEDFEYYPLLGEREPPLDYRK, from the coding sequence ATGACACATATTCCGGGTTCCTCCCTCAAATTTCATGCTTTAATCGCTGCACTAAGCGTGGGCGCACTCAGTGCAATTCAGGCAGACACAATCAAAGACCAGCTACAAGCAGCCATCGATCGCGATGCCGATGACACAATAGAGATCGCGCAAGAGATCTGGAACTTGGCCGAATTAGGCTACCAAGAGTTTGAAAGTTCCAAGCTATTACAAGCGAAAGCACGAGAGGCTGGCTTTACAGTCGAATCAGAGGTCGCCGACATTCCCACTGCATTTGTTGCCAGCTATGGCTCAGGTAAGCCAATCATCGGCATCATGGGCGAGTTTGATGCCCTACCAGGGCTCTCCCAGACAGTTTCACACCAGCGCGAAGCGCTCGTCGAAGGAGCCGCGGGCCATGCCTGTGGCCATAACCTCTTTGCTGCGGGCTCTTGGGCTGCAGCCAAAGCCATACAGGAACAAATGAAACAGGGCACACTACCGGGCACGATTCGCTTCTACGGCACGCCCGCAGAAGAAGGTGGTGCGGGTAAGGTATACATGGCACGCGCCGGAGCATTCGATGACGTGGATGTAATGCTGCACTGGCACCCGGCTGGATTTAATGATGCATCTCCCCGCTCAACCAATGCCAACAAAGGAGCCAAGTTTCGCTTCTACGGTATGCCCGCGCACGCAGCCCTATCGCCGGAGAAAGGTCGCTCCGCTTTAGACGCAGTAGAAGCCATGAACTTCATGGCCAACTTGATGCGAGAGCACGTGCCGGAAGCGACGCGTATCCACTACGTAATTACCGAGGGAGGCGAAGCTCCGAACGTCGTACCCGAATTTGCAGAAGTATTTTACTACATCCGCCACCCAGACTTCAAAACGGTCCGCGATCTATTTGACCGACTCGTATTAACCGCCGAAGCCGCGGCAATGGGCACAGAGACCCAGATGAAATATGAAGTCATCAATGGCTCCTACAATATACTACCGAATACAGCTCTAGCGCGCATCACCTACAACAACTTAGTCGAAGTCGGCGGCGTTTCCTACGATGCCGAAGAGCAAAAATTTGCTGAAGAATTGTATGCCACGCTCTTTAAGCCCAGTAAAACATTAGGCTCTCAAGAGAACATCGAGCCCTTCGTTCCATCCGCTGGACGCGCATCCAGTGATGTAGGTGATGTCTCTTGGTTGGTGCCGACCGCGGGACTCACCACCGCCTGCCTGGTGCCGGGATCTTATCTCCACACCTGGCAAGCCGTCGCAGCCGGAGGCTCCAGTATCGCCCATAAAGGCATGCTGAATGCGGCCAAAGTGCTCGCAATGACAGCTTCAGAGCTGCTGCAAGACCCGGAGCTCATAGCCGATGCACGCAAAGAGTGGGAAAGTTCCAGAGGGGAAGACTTTGAGTATTATCCTCTGCTTGGAGAGCGGGAGCCGCCACTAGACTACCGAAAATAA
- a CDS encoding SGNH/GDSL hydrolase family protein: protein MKIQFFKSLATSIARLAFLLALASRLQAAPETNLYIGDAHAMGQSITSVDSSHVYGISELTIIMPGDASGIHYTAESDQQITLTEVNFLSVQSGNLTPFVALWDGVSTSAADSYTFLAIGDTIASPASTVVNASFEVDGENPTLDLSAGQTIVAGFYQVGGKVVNVIESGHANTDYVYGGNSIAAVNGEPSANSVYNYDSFVSFNIGINIPPTPEPTVTISSPTPGSIFEVCDSIQFAATVSDDEDDDSALEASLVWTSDLEDEPLGTGASFSTNRLRVGTHTISASSTDSDLDVGTDTISLTIAQWNLGAIWFIGDSITQSNADGDANGSPRKSLYDLLIANNVAFSFTGHSTANIDGLPSTGTTIASNLYQYHSGISGSVIGDNLPGRAGMTERTPGFWTTGRLATVKPNVVLIMLGTNDIDNLVDIENAPNRIKILVDTILAQVEEGDPSPAIFVAQIPPNRNSSKQQLVIDFNTALTDIVATLQTEGKDVTLVDQFSRIQENASELMRDNLHTNAAGNDVLAEQWYEALVSRFGPATTGLRSWQIKHFGTPCGLTADPSQDPDHDGQSNLLEYALGNNPHTPDLASHDLTGGVISFPKGADVHTDIRYAIEESTDLGIKDPWDEVTPSVNNDEEISYTMTSETTDFFRLKVTQAQ, encoded by the coding sequence ATGAAAATACAGTTCTTTAAAAGCTTGGCGACCTCGATCGCCAGGCTTGCTTTCTTATTGGCGCTTGCTTCAAGGCTTCAAGCGGCGCCTGAAACCAATCTCTACATCGGAGACGCACATGCCATGGGGCAGAGCATCACCTCTGTTGACTCATCACATGTCTATGGGATCTCCGAACTAACGATCATCATGCCTGGCGATGCGAGCGGCATCCACTACACGGCTGAAAGCGACCAGCAAATCACGCTGACTGAAGTCAACTTTCTTTCAGTGCAATCAGGTAATCTCACGCCCTTTGTCGCGCTATGGGATGGCGTGAGCACTTCCGCAGCCGACAGTTACACCTTTCTAGCCATCGGAGACACCATCGCCAGCCCGGCTTCCACAGTCGTCAACGCAAGTTTTGAGGTCGATGGAGAAAACCCCACCCTTGATTTGAGCGCGGGCCAAACCATCGTGGCTGGCTTTTATCAAGTCGGCGGCAAAGTCGTCAATGTGATCGAATCCGGCCACGCCAATACGGACTATGTCTATGGCGGCAACTCCATAGCTGCTGTCAATGGGGAGCCGTCCGCAAATTCCGTATATAACTACGATTCGTTCGTCAGCTTTAATATTGGCATCAACATCCCTCCCACTCCCGAGCCTACAGTCACAATTAGCAGCCCGACGCCTGGATCCATCTTCGAAGTCTGCGACTCCATTCAATTTGCGGCGACTGTCAGCGATGACGAAGACGATGATAGCGCATTAGAGGCATCACTGGTATGGACCTCGGATCTTGAAGATGAGCCGCTAGGCACCGGTGCCAGTTTTTCAACCAATCGACTGCGGGTGGGTACACATACTATCAGCGCGAGCTCTACCGACAGCGACCTAGACGTTGGGACCGACACAATTAGCCTAACCATCGCCCAATGGAACCTCGGCGCCATATGGTTCATAGGAGATTCCATCACACAGAGTAACGCCGACGGTGATGCCAACGGTTCGCCGCGCAAATCACTCTACGATCTGCTCATCGCCAACAATGTCGCCTTCAGCTTTACCGGACACAGTACAGCAAATATCGATGGCCTCCCCAGCACTGGCACCACAATCGCAAGCAATCTGTACCAATACCACTCCGGCATCTCAGGCTCAGTCATTGGCGACAACTTGCCAGGCCGCGCAGGTATGACTGAACGCACACCGGGCTTCTGGACCACAGGACGCTTGGCCACCGTGAAGCCCAATGTCGTGCTCATAATGCTCGGCACGAATGACATCGACAATCTCGTCGACATAGAAAACGCCCCCAATCGTATCAAGATACTCGTCGATACAATCCTGGCCCAAGTCGAAGAGGGAGATCCCAGCCCAGCCATCTTCGTCGCACAAATCCCCCCAAACAGAAACTCGAGCAAACAGCAACTCGTCATCGATTTTAACACTGCCCTAACCGACATCGTCGCCACACTTCAAACAGAAGGCAAAGACGTCACACTGGTCGATCAGTTCTCGCGGATTCAAGAAAATGCCTCGGAGCTCATGCGTGACAACTTACACACGAATGCGGCTGGAAACGATGTTTTGGCCGAGCAATGGTATGAGGCACTGGTGTCCCGCTTCGGCCCAGCGACGACGGGACTTCGCAGCTGGCAAATCAAACACTTTGGAACCCCTTGTGGCCTCACTGCCGATCCAAGCCAAGACCCGGATCATGACGGACAGAGCAATTTACTAGAGTACGCACTGGGCAATAACCCTCACACGCCAGACCTGGCATCACATGATCTCACGGGCGGCGTAATCTCCTTCCCCAAAGGTGCCGATGTCCATACAGATATTCGCTATGCCATCGAAGAATCGACAGATCTTGGAATAAAGGACCCGTGGGATGAAGTCACTCCCAGTGTAAACAATGACGAGGAAATCTCCTATACGATGACGAGCGAAACAACTGATTTCTTTCGGCTCAAAGTGACTCAAGCTCAGTGA
- a CDS encoding acetylxylan esterase encodes MTLRIQLTFFFWLFAVKALAQTYTFDVQQSHADGVYQVGESIRFTARILEQGEVARDKAMRAMLYHNGREVSRKLFALGEFVSMETSLDAPGWCQFAVEGVDAEGNRLEHEVRGTVKAARAYMGALVDPLAVQAGAPEPADFDAFWAKEKEKLQAIPMEVKRTPVTEDIPEHFKVEYVEVPVGSGYRPVNGIVRKPVDAAAKSLPIHLFVHGAGVHGPLNPAWAPWLPQEAGLKRPVLFMNLNAHGIPTDQPKEYYQALAAGELDGYQYQHSDDPEKYYMKGMILRLIRALEYLKAQPEWNGRDIVVGGTSQGGAQALIAGGIDPDVTFVHADVPAMCDYGGTFVGRASGWPKLYELKNDGKIWLKTSRDYKENKLVSEEEVQHLGYFDAANFAHRMRAQAVLYTGGVDGTCPPSSVFAAYNSIPHENKSILFDPIAGHGRRRYEEGEVAHTALFLGSEKVSSDSQTLE; translated from the coding sequence ATGACACTTAGAATACAGCTTACTTTCTTTTTCTGGCTATTTGCGGTTAAGGCATTGGCGCAGACGTATACCTTCGATGTTCAACAAAGTCATGCTGACGGTGTGTATCAAGTCGGTGAGTCTATTAGATTTACCGCTCGTATATTGGAACAAGGCGAAGTGGCCCGCGATAAAGCAATGCGTGCGATGCTTTATCACAATGGTCGCGAAGTGAGTCGAAAGTTATTTGCTCTCGGCGAGTTTGTGAGCATGGAGACGAGCTTGGACGCTCCTGGTTGGTGCCAATTTGCAGTCGAAGGGGTCGATGCGGAAGGCAATAGACTCGAGCACGAAGTTCGTGGGACGGTTAAGGCGGCTCGTGCTTATATGGGCGCGTTGGTTGATCCATTGGCAGTTCAAGCTGGTGCACCTGAACCAGCCGACTTCGATGCATTCTGGGCGAAAGAAAAGGAGAAGCTACAAGCAATTCCGATGGAAGTGAAGCGCACACCGGTGACTGAGGATATCCCGGAACATTTTAAAGTAGAGTATGTGGAAGTGCCTGTTGGTAGTGGCTATCGTCCTGTAAATGGTATCGTTCGCAAGCCCGTCGATGCCGCGGCCAAGTCGTTGCCGATCCATCTTTTTGTGCACGGAGCTGGCGTCCATGGGCCACTCAATCCGGCTTGGGCACCTTGGTTGCCGCAGGAGGCGGGGTTAAAGCGCCCCGTGTTATTTATGAATTTGAATGCTCATGGCATTCCTACCGATCAGCCCAAGGAATATTACCAAGCACTCGCTGCGGGCGAGTTGGACGGCTATCAATACCAGCACAGCGACGATCCTGAAAAATACTATATGAAAGGGATGATTCTACGCCTGATCCGCGCTTTAGAATATTTGAAAGCCCAGCCAGAATGGAACGGGCGCGACATCGTTGTTGGTGGTACCAGTCAGGGAGGGGCGCAGGCACTCATTGCTGGAGGAATCGATCCTGACGTAACGTTTGTGCATGCGGATGTACCTGCGATGTGTGATTATGGAGGCACCTTCGTGGGAAGGGCTTCTGGTTGGCCGAAACTCTATGAACTAAAGAATGATGGAAAGATCTGGTTGAAAACCAGTCGCGATTATAAAGAGAATAAATTAGTCAGCGAAGAGGAGGTTCAACATCTCGGCTATTTTGACGCTGCGAATTTTGCCCATCGTATGCGCGCTCAAGCAGTGCTCTACACCGGTGGGGTGGATGGCACCTGTCCCCCTAGTAGCGTGTTTGCCGCCTATAACTCTATCCCGCACGAGAACAAATCGATTCTCTTTGATCCCATCGCAGGGCATGGCCGTCGACGTTACGAGGAAGGCGAAGTGGCACACACTGCGCTGTTCCTGGGCAGTGAAAAAGTCAGCTCTGATTCGCAGACTTTGGAATAG
- a CDS encoding serine hydrolase domain-containing protein, producing the protein MNHNLQEKVQSVLDAAVERGTECGCQAALYINGELAVNAYAGHTDWTQSREIDANTIFPVYSTGKAPSSTVLHRLVEQGLVDYDTYIADIWPGFGCHGKEALQVWHVLSYRAGLYEMPELDFPEQAADWEYMLGRMAQAKPAHAAGAHQEYHPATYGWLAGGIACHLLDEMDYFKIFREQVGELAGMDRFYYGADDAALENAAKLVSARDGSNYGQGVIDRMNNPIFRKSCNPAYCTMSNALSIAKHYAAIDSGRLLTPETLDYALKPWCEDDYRNRIAGGRWVLFGLGYVLSGRLEKIGSVFGHGGVGGSEGLLDTDKHYAMAITRNLYANPNVMGDFYAAIGFKNRDWPDTAEIPKGI; encoded by the coding sequence ATGAATCATAATTTACAGGAGAAAGTACAATCCGTGCTTGATGCCGCGGTTGAGCGTGGGACGGAGTGCGGTTGTCAAGCAGCGCTCTATATTAATGGGGAGCTGGCAGTGAACGCTTATGCCGGCCATACCGATTGGACGCAGAGTCGCGAGATCGACGCGAATACGATTTTTCCTGTTTACTCCACGGGAAAGGCTCCCTCCTCGACTGTGTTGCACCGTTTGGTGGAGCAGGGCTTAGTGGACTATGATACCTATATTGCTGATATTTGGCCCGGGTTTGGCTGCCATGGTAAAGAGGCCTTACAGGTCTGGCATGTGCTCTCTTATCGTGCGGGATTGTATGAGATGCCAGAGCTGGACTTTCCGGAGCAAGCCGCCGATTGGGAGTATATGCTAGGCCGAATGGCTCAGGCCAAGCCCGCGCATGCAGCAGGTGCGCATCAAGAATATCATCCAGCCACTTATGGTTGGTTAGCAGGGGGGATTGCCTGTCATCTGCTGGATGAGATGGATTATTTTAAAATCTTTCGCGAGCAAGTGGGCGAGCTCGCAGGTATGGATCGTTTTTATTATGGTGCGGATGATGCGGCGTTGGAAAATGCGGCCAAGCTGGTGAGTGCACGCGATGGTAGTAATTATGGACAGGGAGTGATTGACCGCATGAATAATCCGATCTTCCGTAAGTCTTGTAATCCCGCCTATTGCACCATGTCTAACGCGCTCTCTATTGCGAAGCACTATGCCGCGATTGACTCGGGTAGGCTACTGACTCCAGAGACGTTGGATTATGCATTGAAGCCTTGGTGCGAGGATGATTATCGCAATCGTATCGCGGGCGGTCGCTGGGTTTTGTTTGGGCTTGGCTATGTGCTTTCCGGGCGCTTGGAGAAAATTGGCAGTGTGTTCGGACATGGTGGAGTGGGCGGCTCCGAAGGGCTCTTGGATACGGACAAACACTATGCGATGGCAATTACCCGTAATCTATATGCGAATCCCAACGTGATGGGAGACTTTTACGCTGCGATCGGATTCAAGAATCGTGATTGGCCAGATACTGCCGAGATCCCGAAGGGCATTTAA